TGAAAGCAGGCGACGTGATCGCCACAAAAGAAGGAAAATGAAAATATTCACCAATATCAAACTGGCAGCAACCATTGCCTTCACGCACATGCGTGCGCGGTTAAAACAAACGGTGATTGCCACCGCAGGCGTCACCTTTGGTATCACGGTGTTCATTTTTATGGTCAGCTTTATACAAGGCTCCAATGATTTCGTACAGGCGGTCGCGTTTGAACAATCACCACATCTGCGCCTGTACAACGAGATACAGACCGCCCCTTCCAATATACTGGACCGCGCCGAGCCTGGCACCATCAATATGGTCAGCCATGTAAAACCAAAAGACATCCTGCTGAACCTGAAAGACGGGCCGCAGATAGTACAGGCATTGCAGCAGGACCCGCGGGTAACCGCGGTTTCCGGGTCCGTCAGCACCCAGGTGTTCTACCGCCTCGGCTCCAGCAGTATCAATGGTACGATCAACGGTATCCGTTTTGAACAGGAGAATGCTTTGTTCAACCTGCAGTCTAAACTGGTGGATGGCAGCTTCAGAGAACTGTCTACCCTCCCTAACAGCATCGTGGTGGGCGTAGGGCTGGCGCGGCGGCTCAATGTAAAAACCGGCGACCGGCTGGAAGTGACGACAGAAAAGGGCAACAACTTTTCCGTGAAGGTAGTGGGCATTTTCAAGACCGGCCTTACGGACATCGACAAACAGCAGAGTTACGCCAGTCTCAATACCGTCCAGCGTTTCCTCGAAGTGCCGGTTTCCTATATCACCGACATCAAGATTAAATTACATGATATGGAGCTGGCGCCGGCCATGTCGAAGGAATTACAGGCCAAGTACGGCTTTCACGGCTCGGACTGGAAACAGGACAACTCCGCGCTGCTGGAAGGCGACGCCCTGCGGAAAATGATCGTTTATGGCGTAGCCACCACCATATTACTGGTAGCGGGTTTTGGCATCTTTAACATTCTTACCATGATGATTTATGAGAAGATGAAAGATATTGCCATTCTGAAAGCGATGGGCTTTTCCGATACGGACATCCGGTGGATATTCCTGGTACAGGCGCTTATCATCGGTATCACCGGTGCGTTAATGGGACTGGTGTTCGGTTTTCTGGCGGCCTATGGTATTTCTAAAATGCCGTATAAAAGCGATGTCATGATCACCCTTGACCATCTGCCGGTGAGCTTTAGTGCTGTGTACTATGTTACCGGTTTCACCTTCGGTATTCTCACCACTACCCTTGCCGGTTACCTGCCATCGCGCAAAGCTGCCGGCGTAGATCCGATCACTATTTTAAGAGGATGACCATGAACCTGATTGAAGTAAGGAACATCAACAAATATTTTTACCAGCCCTCCAAAATGCAGGTGCTGACGGACGTCAGTCTGGATATAGAAAAAGGCCATTTTGTCTCCATCACCGGTAAATCGGGCAGCGGCAAATCCACGCTGCTCTATCTGTTGTCCACTATGGACACGGCTTTTGAAGGCAGCATCCGTATCAATGGTGAAGAGATGCAAGGCAAACGTAACCGGTGGCTGGCAGACTTCCGCAACCATCATATTGGCTTTGTATTCCAGTTCCATTATCTGTTGCCCGAATTCAGTGCGCTCCGCAATGTGATGCTGCCTGCCCTGAAGCTGGCCCGTTATGCTCCTGATGAGATAGAACACCGGGCCATGGACCTCTTAAAACTGTTGGGGGTAGACGAGCAAGCCACCAAACGGGCGTCCATGCTTTCCGGCGGTCAGCAGCAAAGAGTGGCCATTGCCCGGGCATTGATCAACGAACCGCTGATCATTATGGGCGATGAGCCGACAGGCAATCTGGACAGCCAGAATGCCGCCATCGTGTTCGATCTCTTCCGGCAGCTGTCTTCAGAACGTGGACAAACCATCCTCACCGTTACGCATGATGATGATTTTGCCCGACGTTCTGATAAAATTATTCATTTGGTAGATGGCAAGATTGCCGATTGACGCCCGTCAGGCCACTTTCTTTTCTAATCCCTGCGCGTTGTAGGCAACGGTTGCCCGTCCCAGCACACGGTCCCGCATCTTCAGCGCCGGCTTCTCTATCAGGATACGTATCAACCAAGCTGCCAGTATACAGGTAATGGTGCATAACAACATCATCCAGCCGCTGTTTTTGGCGAGGCCGAGCGTCCCTGCCAGCTCCTGGGTGACATGTATTACGCCTTTGTGGCTCAGGTAAATAGCATAGGACAGTGTGGCAATCAACGTCGTGACACGTGAGTTGATCCGGTACAGCCAGCAACGCGGGCATACCGCCGCGGCCACTATCAGGCCGTAGCCAACAGACACTAACGGGAAACCATATACGGTCGCTACAGGGGAAAGACTATCTTCCGTTATAAACCAGGCGGCGGCCAGCAAGGCCAGCCCTGCCGGGAAAAGCAGGTTGGCATAACGGTTGGCCCACTCCTTCGCCAATGGCCTGAACTGAAAGAGCGCCGCGATGGACACGCCTGCCAGTAAGCCGTCCAGCCTGTTGTAAACCGGATAATAAATAGCCCGGTACCATACCACCCAAAAGTTGGGACTGTCGCTGAGCGGCGCCACCTGCTGCGTATATATCCACCAACGACAATAAAAGCCGCCGGCAAAAAGCAGCGGTATCAGCCAGAAAGCCCTGCGGCCGGCTTTTACATACAGCAACAGTGCAAGCAGACAGGGAAACACGATATAAAACTGTTCCTCTACGCACAACGACCAGGCATGCGAGAACGTTCCATGTGTTTTGAGATTTAAGCCGAAGTTCTGCGTGAAAGTGAGAAACTTCCACAAGGGAGGCAGCATTTCTTTCTCCCGGAAAACAGGGAGCAAAACATACAATGCCAGCACCAGCAGGTATGGCGGGATGATCCGGAAAAACCGTTTGATATAAAACGGTTTCAGTTTAACCGTCCCCGTGTCTGCCACCTCTCTGAACAGCTGCCCTGCTATGAGATAACCGCTGAGCACAAAAAACAGGTCCACGCCTGTCCATCCAAACCGCGCCGGCGTGTCCAGCCATTCCGGATGCGGGAAGATGCGGTAATGATAATAAAAGACGAAGAAGATGGCGAATGCGCGCAGGTGATCGAGCGACGCCAGCTTGTGCTGCAACGCATGAACAGCGTTCCTGGGATGGGTGGACATAAAGTTTGTTGGGAAGATTTTTTTGTGTTTTACAAAAGTAGGAAACGTTTTATTTTTTTTATTTTTTTTCTGCGGCAACTAATCCTGTAACTTGTTATTACAAATACAGCCCTCAATTTGTAATTCGTCATTCGTAATTGATATACGTTATGCTTTCCACCCACCATCAGGTTTTTATTGAAGTGGCCAGGGAGAAAAGTTTCTCTAAGGCCAGCCAAACGCTGTTTATCTCTCAACCGGCCATCAGCAAGCATGTGAAGTACCTGGAAGAATATTACAGAACGCGGTTGTTTGAGCGTAAAGGCATTCAAATATCGCTGACAGATGCCGGCAGTTTTTTGTTGAAGCGTTTGTTGCAGGTCGCCAATATACAGGCGGAGACAGAGTTTGAGATGGCCGCGTTCAGCGATAAGCACCAGGCCAAAGGGTTGTTAAAGCTGGGCGCCAGTACTACGGTGGCGTTGTACATCCTCCCGAAGGTGCTTTCTGCTTTTCAGCAGGAATATCCGCAGGTAGAGATCAACCTGCTGAACCGTAACGCCGAGATCGTGCTGGAGGCGCTGCTGAACCAGGAAATCAATCTGGGCATTATCGAAGGACGGGGCAAGTTGACCAATGTGGTGTACCATCCTTTCATCAATGATCAGGTGATTGCCGTCTGTGGCAGGAAAAGCGGCTTTTCCAAAACGCGGCATTATCCGCTGAAGGAGGTGCTGCGGATGCCGGTAGCGCTGCGGGAACGTGGCAGTGGTACGCTGGAGGCTTTGAAAGACGCCTTACAGAAACACAAGACCGGTATTGACGCGCTACAGGTAAAAGCGCGGCTGGGCGGCACCGAAGCGCTGAAGAATTTTCTGATAGAATCGGGCTGCATAGGCTTTCTGCCCAAACGCTCTGTGTTCAAGGAGTTGAAGCAGGGCGACCTGACCGAGATTTCATTTGAAGGACTGCATATAGAAAGAAGTTTTTATTTCATTCAGCGGAAAGGCGAGACCAGTGAACTGAATAAAAAACTGATTCGCTACGCCAGAAGCATATATAACCAATAGTTATAGGTTATAACAAAAACGACCAGCTGTTTGTTATAGGTCATTCCTACATTTACAAGGAATGACACTTACCCGAAAAAACATATCGCACCTTACTGCCTTGCAGTGTCCCCGTTGTGGCAAACAATACGACGCTACTGTATTGCAGTCATACGCCACCTGCTGCCAGCAGCCGCTGACAGCTGTTTACTCCTGCGACCTGCCTGCACCTGATTTCCTCAAGGGAAGGGACCACAGTATCTGGCGGTACCGCGAAATGCTGCCGGTAGCTGATCCCCGTCATATTGTTAGCCTGGGGGAAGGTGGCACGCCGTTGACCACCCTGCATACCCTCAGCGCACGGACGGGCGTGCAGGTATTACTAAAAGATGAAAGTGTGAACCCGACCGGCTCCTTCAAAGCCCGGGGCATCAGCGTAGCGGTATCCAAAGCGCTTGAATTTGGCATTACGCACTGCATCATTCCTTCCGCCGGCAACGCAGGCGGCGCCTTAAGCGCCTATTGCGCCAAAGCGGGCATGAAAGCCACGGTGATCATGCCGCGGCTTACCCCTGTCACACTACAGGAAGAATGCCGCCTCTATGGCGCGGAACTGCTGCTCTCCGACGGGCTGATAGATAGTTGCGGGCGCATGGCGCGCCAGCTGGTACAGGAAACCGGCGGCTTTGACATGTCTACTTTAAAAGAACCATACCGCCTGGAAGGCAAAAAAACAATGGGGTATGAAATCGCCGAACAGCTGCACTGGCAGCTGCCCGATGTGATCATCTATCCTACCGGCGGCGGCACCGGCCTGATAGGCATGTGGAAAGCCTTCCGCGAAATGCAGCAGCTGGGCTGGATCACCGGCAAGCTGCCCAGAATGATCATTATTCAATCTCAAAATTGTGCTCCCATGGTACAGTACATCGAAAACGGAAACCTACCGGACGACTTCAGCGGTTATCCATCCATAGCTTATGGCCTGGCTGTTCCACAGCCTTTTGCAAAAGACATGATGCAGGAAGTGATCCGGCAAAGCGACGGCAAAGCACTGACCGTCACCGAAGAGGAAATGGAAGCCGGCATCTCCGAAATTGCCGAGGCAGAAGGCATCCTGCTCTCCCCGGAAGGCAGCGCCACTTATATGGGCCTGAAAAAACTGATTGAAAAGGACTGGGTGCAGGAAGATGAACAGGTATTGCTGTTCAACACCGGCTCCTGGTATAAATATCGTTGATCATGAAAGCCTCCGGGCTTTCGTGGTCCGCTCAGGATTTGCCCTCTTCCCACCCCTGCAGCAAATCCTGCAGGAACTTCCGTGATTTGGACGCTTCACTTCGAAAGCCCAGTGTCACCAGCAGGTACCCGAAGATCAACATACCGAAAGGTATCAGTAAAAGTGGCTCAAACTTGCTGCCCGTACGGATGCAGTTGACTATCTCAACCAAACATCCCATCAAACCGATAGCAACCCCTCCCATCCAAAACGTCATAAACACGGCCACTACAATAGACAATGTCATTCTGATCTTCACAGCTGTATGCACGATCTCATTGCTGATATCACCGGTAATCACCGGCAGGAAAGAGTTTCTGTAATCAATGATCCGGATGATCTCAAAGCGGTTGTTTTTCACCACCCCTTCATAAGGCTTGCCGGTGACAGGCTTAGACCAGCCGATGGTAGTCCTCAGCCCCTTTTTGCTGGGCTCAACATTAGCTTCCAGCAGTTTTTTTATTTCTTCCGGAGAAAGTTTGGTTAACAACGTATAACGTTCTATGGGTAATAATTTCATGGATGATTATTGTGCCTCACAAATATGTTTAATAAATTTCCGGGCAAGGCGATCTTCATAGCTGAACCGGCCAAATATCACCACACATATGACCAACAACGCCAGCGCATAGATTAGCTTTCCCAGGCGAATGTCTCCGATAGTGGCCCATTCAAACAGCGCCCACAACAGAAATGCAGCCGCTCCTCCTCCCGTCAACAACACAAATACCATAAACATGGTGGTTACTTGCGGTATGATATCCACCTCCATGTCGATGGCTGTCTGGTGCAAGGATTTACTGACGGTTCCCTTTACCCTTATTAATTCTTTTCTTTTGAGTTTTTGACTAAGCCTGCTGATAACAAAAGTATTACCATTAACCGTGCCTGTGAAACGCAGGTCCGGATTCAATATCCCCTCAGTATACCAATAAAACTTGGGATCATACGAGGAGAAATTCGCCTGCAATGCAGCCATCACTTCATCGGGAGAAAGAGGGCTCAGTAAGGTATACCTATTCGTTGGCAGCCAGTTCATCCGTCGAAAATAAAGAATTTGCTCCGATGTCGCAAACACCCCTTCACAAAGTCGCCCCCTACCCCCTGCCGGCCCAACAAGGCTTTTTACCTTTAGGTTGTTATCAAACAATCTCCATTTCACTAGCTGTTAAAATAAAAAACTATGGCAAACAAAATCATTTCACAACGTATTTCACCGCATTTATGGTTTGAGCACCAGGCCGAAGAAGCGGCTAAATTCTATACATCGATCTTTCCTAATTCATCTATAGGCAGGATATCCCATTACACCGAGGCAGGGCACGAGATACACGGCATGCCGGCCGGTTCTGTACTGACGGTTGAGTTCACCCTCGACGGACAAACCTTTATTGCCCTCAATGGCGGCCCACTTTTCAAATTCAATGAGGCCATTTCCTTTCTGGTGAATTGCCAGACACAGGAAGAGATAGACTACTACTGGGATAAACTGCGTGCCGGCGGAGATCCCAAAGCGGACCAGTGCGGCTGGCTGAAAGATAAATTCGGCCTGTCCTGGCAGGTAGCTCCCGTGCAGATCGCGGAAATGCTCGTTGACAAAGACCAGGAACGCCTCAGCCGGGTGATGAACGCTGTCTTCCGGATGAAAAAGCTGGACCTGAAAGCGATAGAAGCCGCATATGGCGAACCTGTAGGTGCTAAATAACGTACACGGACATATAATACCTGGTCCGCTAACTGGCTGGATCGTTTAAAAAACGAAAGCGCAAAGACAGGTGTCTTCGCGCTTTCGTTATCTCTTTATACAGTTAGATTTTATAAGCCACTCCCAGTGTCAGATAGATATTATACAACGGGAAGTCCAGACCTTTGAATTCGCTGGCGAATACAGGTCTCAGGCCCCAGTTCAGATTACCCATCACTTCCAGCTTGTTCCCTACCTTGCGTAGTGCGCCGCCTTGCAGGCCGATATCAAATTTGCGGACATCTGTTCCGAAATCAAAAGTGGCATGGTCGATGACTACCTTCCCGCCGGTAGGGCCACCGTTGCGGATATAACCGTCTGACACAGTGCCATAGAAATTGGAGCTGAACAGCCACGCGGCATAACCACCCAGGTTGAAACGCCATTTGTTATTGGGCGTGAACGTGGCGCTAAGCGGAAATACCACATAGGCATTACGGACAGTCGTCTGGTTTTTACCGGAGAAGTCACCGGCAAAGGTACCACCATCTTCAGTGGTGATGATGGTAGGAAAATACAGTACCTGATCTTTGGTGCCCATGCCTTTATAGTCCAGCTTTACACCCACAGCAGCGCCCCATTTTGGCGTAATGCGGTAGCCCAGCTCATAACCCAGCGAGGGACTGAATTCCGGCCAGTAGCTGTTTATTTTCCGGATAGTATTGGGCAGGCCTACCGGTGCTGTGGCGCCGAAATTAAATCCGGCCATGATCCGGTGTTCCAGGTGAGGCTGAAAGTCTGATTTTTCTTTATCGCTTTGTTGGGCGGAGAGCTGTCCGGCTGCAAATAACAGAGCGGCCAGCAGTCCTTTTGTTTTTATATTCATCGGTTAATGAAGGGTCTTTATTCGTGAACAATTTCGAGGCTGTCAAGTACCAGGCGGCTGCCGATAGCGCCTTTGTAGTTGTCGCCGTCTTTACTGGAAGAGGCTACAATGGCCATCATCAGTTTCTCGTTGCCGTCAACTTTTCGTTTCATCATAAAAGGAATGTCGAAGCGGGTCCAGTTTTCGCGGGCGGAACCATCAGGCAGGTAGGCCGTGCCCACAATGCGGTCTGAACTGTGGATGTTGGTCGCATTCAGCCGGGTGGTACCGGTATACAATACCGCGTAAACAGCGCAGGAATCGATCATACCCGGAATAATCTTGCCGGCTTTGTCCTGGTATTGTGCTCCGGGTTTGTATTTATAGTAACCGGTGAAACGAAGCGGCTGTCCTTTATAGGGTTGTCCAAACTCGGTGGCTTCCAGTGGTTTGGCAAACGCATTCTCAATATTAAATACGCCCAGGAACATCGATCCGGCAAACAGTTTAATGCCTACCCAACCAGAGAGCACGGTACCTTCACGCGTCACCATCTCTGCTGCATATTTACCGTGGTAAGCGTCGGTGGTGGCACGAAGCGGATATGCCATCGGGTCTTCATCTACCCCGGAATAGGCAATGCCAGGGTTACCGGAAGACCATGTAACGGCACTGTCCTCATCAATGGGATATTGATATTTGAAATCGTCGTTGATCATCCATTTTTCAAAGTCCCACTTCCAGTAGCCTACGTTGACAACTTCCACTTTATAGGTCTTTTTATTAAGACCGTTGGCAGACGTTACCACGTACTGGTGTATTCCGGTATCAAAATGAATCGAGTCTCCGGATGCCGGCGTGACCGTAGCACCGGTGGAGAGGCTTAGTTTAGGCGCAATTCCTGTAGCATAGGCTTCAGGTGTCAGGTACAGCCTGATGGTGCTATTGGCCTGGTCAATAAATACATCACTTGTCAGCTGGCTCTTGTCGAGGGTAAATGTTTCAATGTCGGCCTCGGGGTTCATGGGTGCATCCTTGATACAGGATTGCAACGACCCGGCGACGGCCACGACGTAGCATAGTTTCCGCAGTTTCATGGTTATCAATTGGTTAACGAAATAGCGGCAAAGGTAGGGAATCTATTTTCAATACTGTACATATATGTTTAACGGTATATGTAACAAAATTCATAACATTGTGAAATGATGAACAGAACACGCATTCAAAGGATATTGATCTATGCCGCCAAATGTATAAGTGGCGTGTTGGTGGTCTTGTTCCTGTCCTGGCTGCTCGATTATCCGGATGTTGTATGGGTACTGATTTCTGTGATGCTGGTGTTATCTCCGGACGGTTCGGACGCTCTCACCCTGGCGGTTACACGCATCAAGGCCAATGTGATTGGCGCGATATCGGGTTTTTTGCTGCTGTTATGTCATCCTAACCTGCTGATCACCATGAGCGTGGCCGTATGCGTGACGGTGGTGCTGTGCAATCTTTTTAACCTGGAAGCTGCTACCCGTACCGCATTGGCGGCCACCATCATCGTAATGACGCATGAAGCGGGCGCACATCTGTGGGACACGGCCGTGGGCAGGGTGCTGTCCGTATTGACCGGCTGTGTGCTGGGGCTGTTGATCACCTTTATTTTCCATAACCGCTATACGAAACAGACCGCTGAGATGATCCTGTCCAAAACAACTGATCGCGGCGGTGAATAACAAGTACAGAATTCCTCCAGAATTGCCTTCTACATTTGGAAGGTCAAGGAGTGATGCATGAAAAAGATGATACTTTCCACTGGCCTGGCCCTGGGCGCCATGACCAGCCCTGTAAAGGCCCAGTTACAGACCGATTCCCTCGCTGCTACCGTTAAGGACTCTTTTCACCTGGAGATAAAGCCTGCACCAGCACCGGCTTTCCGCACCACGGCCACCGGCCTGGTGGTCCCCGTAGTGATGATCGGTTATGGCGTGGCAGCCTTACGATGGCATCCGCTCTCCGATCTCAATCACAGTACCAATAAAGAAATACAGGAAGACCATTCAGGGTTTCATACCACGGTGGACAGCTATCTGCAGTTTGCGCCCGCAGCTGCCGTATACGTGCTCAATGCCGCCGGTGTGCATGGCAAACACAATTTCCGCGACAGGACCATTATTCTGGGTATTTCCGCGGTGTTTACGGCCGGCTCTGTGGAGCTGGTGAAACATGCCTCACACGAAACCCGCCCGGATGGCAGCGACAATCTCTCCTTTCCTTCCGGACATACGGCAACAGCTTTTGCTACGGCCGAATTTCTCCGCCAGGAATACAAGGATGTTTCCCCCTGGTACGGCATCGCAGGTTATGCTGCCGCTACCGCAACAGGCGCACTCAGAATGTACAACAATAAACACTGGTTCAGTGATGTGGTGGCAGGCGCCGGATTCGGTATCCTTAGCACCAAAGCAGCGTACTGGGTGTATCCGTGGATACAACGCAAATTATTCAGGGATACTAACAAGCACGCCTCTACGGTTATTTTACCTTACTACAACACACAATGGCACAGCGCCGGGCTGAGCATCGCTTTCTTTGGCCGTTAACCACCAATAGCCATACAGGCTATACGGGCTCAACGCCAGCAATAGCGATACCCTCCCGGCACCTGCTTATTACCTGCACGCATGTAGCACGACTGCCGTTTGTGCGGAAGCGGTAACAACCAAATATTCATAAAAATAGGGGTAATACAGACACTTACTAAACTTAATAAAACTAAAGACAGCACAAGGTTACAAACACCCTAAAAAAAAACGTCAGGCAAAATTGGGGGTTTCTTTCTGTTTTTTTTGTGAGTCAATTGTTAATCCCGGTAAAAAAGCAGTGATGTTAATTCTATATCTGTTATGTTGAAAATAATATTATCGAATAACAGCACGTTAACATCAGATTTACATTTGGAGAGTCAAGTCGTAGTATATTTGGCCGGTACGACTTAACCTTAACCCTCTTATGTACTTTGTACTGGTCCTTTTTTGTATGATTGTCAGTGTGGTAGCATACGCAGTCTATTTGATCGGCCGCCTGGCCATACCCGCTGTGCCATCGCTGCCGGCACCGCCGGCAGGAGACGACGCCCTTGCAGACGTGACCATCACCAGTGTCTCCAACAGCACCTTTACCATTTCCAGGTACCTGCGTAATATCCGCAACATGTCCTCACACCGGTTTGTGACAGTGGCCACCCGCCAGATCGTGCGTACTCCCATGGGCACTACCAGCAGCATACGCATCATTGAAAATATCGCCCCTGGCGATGAGCGGCAGCTGGGGCACACCGATCATGTGCAGGAAGGCAGTACTTCCATTTACATCGGTTACGAAATTATCTGGGCACGTTATACGCCCGCACCAACTTATTACAGGCATACGCCTCCCCCTTCGCCATACACCGGCGGAATAGACACAGCAGAACTTAAACCAGGCCTGCTTTACCAGATACTGTTACAGGAAACCTAAGTCAATTGGCCGGGGCTTTATCTTTTATCAGGGTAATCCACAATATGGTCAGCAACACGGCCTCTGTAGCGCCGGCGGTCACATCTTCCAGAAAATGCTGGCTCATATACATCCTGGAATAAGCCACCATGGCTGCCAGTAACAGAAATACCAGCGACCAGTATTTGTTTTTTACATAATAGGAAAACACCGTGGCTGCCGTGAACGCACATACGCTGTGCCCCGAAGGGAAGCTCCTGAAGTTATCCAGTACTTCTACGCCCGGCACAAAATAGATATCGTGCAGCCGCTCCACAAAAAAACGGCGTGGCCGGGGGAAAGCGACCGTAAACTTCAGCGCAAAATTGACCATGGAATTAAACAGATAGGCAGCTGCCAACACAATGCCCTGCCGCTTATTAAAATAAAACAACAGTACGGTCAGCACCACGCAGGCCGCCGTACTTCCCAGTTCAGTGATACGGGGAAACAGCCAGTCGCCCCAACTGGTATGCAAACGGTTTACATAAAAATAAACCTCTTCCCTGCTATAAATACTGCGTAGTATCAGCACCATGGTCACCAGCCCGATAAACGGCCAAATCAGCATCTTCAGCTGCTGGTACACCTGCAGCAACCGCTGCGCGAACGTCGGCTGTTGCATAGGCTATCGGGTTAACCTGCGGTGGTAGTTGATCTGCCCCAGGTGATAGTTGAGGTGTCCATACAAATGCACCAGGAAATGATTGGTGGTGGTCATCTCCCCCAACACCCGCTCGGGATAAGTTTTATCCAGCGTTTCCGGGGTAAGGCCCACGATAACGGTCAGCACTACACGGCGGGTAACGCCCACCAGTGCCAGCAGTTCCTGCCGCGGCACGTTTTTATCGCTGAATTCCCGTTCCCTGTTCCTGACGTAACCGCTCTGGCCCAAATTGGCGCCAATATAATGCTGCAGGTTACCGCAAAGGTGCAGGCACAGGTTGCCGGCGGAGTTCTTAATCCCCTCCGGCACCCGCCAGATGGCTTCCTCCGAGTCATATGCGGCGATTTCGTCTTCCAGGCGGCTCAGGTCCCGCTCAAATAAATTGATTAATATTTCTGTAAGCATAGCAGCTAAGATAAGGAACTATTGGAAACGACCGGCCATTTTCCCCATGGCTAACGCCAACGGATATACTTTTCCTTAAGCCGTTGGTTTTAAGGCGATCTGACATGGTTTTTGCGGGGGACGTGAAAAGATAAACATAAATACCCTGATAATTGTTGAACCAACATAATATCACCGCATGGCAAAACAGGACCAGAGAACATTAACCCCGTTTCAGCAACGCTGGCACAATATCATCTTTGAAGCGGACACGCCTGCCGGCCGGGCATTTGATATCATGCTACTGCTGCTGATCCTGTTCAGTGTAATGATTGTGATGCTGGAAAGCGTGGCGGGCATACAACAACGGTTCGACCGGATATTTACGCTGCTGGAGTGGGTGTTCACTATTCTTTTTACCCTGGAATACCTGTTCAGGATATGGTGCAGTTACCGGCCCAAGGCTTATATCTTCAGTTTTTACGGATTGATAGACCTCCTTTGTGTGCTGCCTACCTATGTGGAGTTTATCTTTGGCGGCGCGCATTTCCTGCTGGCCATCCGGATACTGCGCCTGATGCGTATTTTCAGGATTTTTAAGCTGGTGCCTTTTCTCAATGAAAGCAAACAGCTGGCGCTGGCGCTGGAGCACAGCCGGCGTAAGATCGCTGTTTTTCTTTTCTTTATCCTGCTGTTGACCGTGGTGCTGGGCTCTGTCATGTATGTGATAGAATCGGGGCATAATTCCGGTTTCACCAGTATACCCGTCAGCGTTTACTGGGCCGTGGTAACACTCACCACCGTGGGATATGGTGATATTGCCCCCATTACGCCGCTGGGACAGGCATTCTCGGCGCTGATCAT
This window of the Chitinophaga varians genome carries:
- a CDS encoding PCMD domain-containing protein; amino-acid sequence: MKLRKLCYVVAVAGSLQSCIKDAPMNPEADIETFTLDKSQLTSDVFIDQANSTIRLYLTPEAYATGIAPKLSLSTGATVTPASGDSIHFDTGIHQYVVTSANGLNKKTYKVEVVNVGYWKWDFEKWMINDDFKYQYPIDEDSAVTWSSGNPGIAYSGVDEDPMAYPLRATTDAYHGKYAAEMVTREGTVLSGWVGIKLFAGSMFLGVFNIENAFAKPLEATEFGQPYKGQPLRFTGYYKYKPGAQYQDKAGKIIPGMIDSCAVYAVLYTGTTRLNATNIHSSDRIVGTAYLPDGSARENWTRFDIPFMMKRKVDGNEKLMMAIVASSSKDGDNYKGAIGSRLVLDSLEIVHE
- a CDS encoding FUSC family protein, with product MMNRTRIQRILIYAAKCISGVLVVLFLSWLLDYPDVVWVLISVMLVLSPDGSDALTLAVTRIKANVIGAISGFLLLLCHPNLLITMSVAVCVTVVLCNLFNLEAATRTALAATIIVMTHEAGAHLWDTAVGRVLSVLTGCVLGLLITFIFHNRYTKQTAEMILSKTTDRGGE
- a CDS encoding phosphatase PAP2 family protein translates to MKKMILSTGLALGAMTSPVKAQLQTDSLAATVKDSFHLEIKPAPAPAFRTTATGLVVPVVMIGYGVAALRWHPLSDLNHSTNKEIQEDHSGFHTTVDSYLQFAPAAAVYVLNAAGVHGKHNFRDRTIILGISAVFTAGSVELVKHASHETRPDGSDNLSFPSGHTATAFATAEFLRQEYKDVSPWYGIAGYAAATATGALRMYNNKHWFSDVVAGAGFGILSTKAAYWVYPWIQRKLFRDTNKHASTVILPYYNTQWHSAGLSIAFFGR
- a CDS encoding phosphatase PAP2 family protein, translating into MQQPTFAQRLLQVYQQLKMLIWPFIGLVTMVLILRSIYSREEVYFYVNRLHTSWGDWLFPRITELGSTAACVVLTVLLFYFNKRQGIVLAAAYLFNSMVNFALKFTVAFPRPRRFFVERLHDIYFVPGVEVLDNFRSFPSGHSVCAFTAATVFSYYVKNKYWSLVFLLLAAMVAYSRMYMSQHFLEDVTAGATEAVLLTILWITLIKDKAPAN
- a CDS encoding DinB family protein, which gives rise to MLTEILINLFERDLSRLEDEIAAYDSEEAIWRVPEGIKNSAGNLCLHLCGNLQHYIGANLGQSGYVRNREREFSDKNVPRQELLALVGVTRRVVLTVIVGLTPETLDKTYPERVLGEMTTTNHFLVHLYGHLNYHLGQINYHRRLTR
- a CDS encoding ion transporter; translated protein: MAKQDQRTLTPFQQRWHNIIFEADTPAGRAFDIMLLLLILFSVMIVMLESVAGIQQRFDRIFTLLEWVFTILFTLEYLFRIWCSYRPKAYIFSFYGLIDLLCVLPTYVEFIFGGAHFLLAIRILRLMRIFRIFKLVPFLNESKQLALALEHSRRKIAVFLFFILLLTVVLGSVMYVIESGHNSGFTSIPVSVYWAVVTLTTVGYGDIAPITPLGQAFSALIMIMGYAIIAVPTGIVTVEMSRLKDKDDVDHRICPHCMREGHDANADYCKYCGTKL